A single Bacteroidota bacterium DNA region contains:
- a CDS encoding response regulator transcription factor produces MDKNRISVLLVEDDPNLGLLLKDYLDLLDYNTTLCTNGKHGLDTFSELHFDLCIFDVMLPVMDGFALAAEIRKTNEAIPIIFLTARSMNEDRIRGFRIGCDDYITKPFSTEELSLRIQAILKRCRLLPESTLATEAPTIAIGEYSFDSSNMMLTRQGKKQSLTRKETALLKLLCDNMNNIVTREFALKAIWGDDDYFIGRSMDVFITKLRKYLKDDPAVSITNIHGTGFRLEVKGE; encoded by the coding sequence ATGGATAAGAACAGGATATCTGTTTTACTTGTTGAGGATGATCCCAATCTGGGATTGTTACTTAAAGACTATCTCGACCTGCTCGATTATAATACGACTTTATGCACCAACGGCAAACATGGTCTGGATACCTTCAGTGAATTGCATTTCGACCTTTGCATATTTGATGTCATGCTTCCTGTTATGGATGGTTTCGCTCTTGCTGCGGAAATCCGGAAAACCAATGAAGCGATACCAATCATATTTTTAACTGCAAGATCGATGAACGAAGACCGTATCAGAGGATTCCGTATCGGTTGCGATGACTACATTACCAAACCATTCAGCACAGAAGAACTAAGTCTGAGGATACAAGCCATATTGAAACGCTGCAGGCTTTTGCCCGAATCAACACTTGCAACGGAAGCCCCAACAATAGCCATTGGAGAATATTCCTTTGATTCATCCAATATGATGTTGACCCGGCAAGGCAAGAAGCAATCCCTTACACGTAAGGAAACTGCTCTCCTGAAACTTCTTTGTGACAATATGAATAATATTGTCACCCGCGAATTTGCCCTAAAAGCGATCTGGGGAGATGATGATTATTTTATTGGCCGCAGTATGGATGTCTTCATCACAAAACTCCGAAAATACCTTAAAGATGACCCTGCCGTATCCATCACAAACATTCATGGAACGGGGTTTAGGTTGGAGGTTAAGGGGGAGTGA
- a CDS encoding HAMP domain-containing histidine kinase yields the protein MRKLIIPLIIILFALVGLILIIAFELNILQKEDISYPGSSWIIAMATSFILILSWGFVFLSITLIRQNKISDIKSDFINNMTHEFKTPIATIQVAGEMLLNPNIHEYPYKVKKYAQVILDENNRIRSNVEQILQLSVMENMGSKIRVSQVSIHNILEQLAEQFMVSIHEYHGVIRLELNAESDLVMGDRVHLTNIYSNLIDNAVKYSQKEPYIIIASENKNGMIAVSIKDRGIGIRQREQKNVFKNLYRVSTGYIHDVKGFGIGLYYVKLMTEAHNGKITLQSEFHQGSTFTVYLPLMNSNENG from the coding sequence ATGAGAAAACTTATCATCCCCTTAATAATAATTTTATTCGCACTTGTGGGTCTGATCCTGATAATTGCGTTTGAATTAAACATCCTTCAGAAAGAGGATATATCATATCCCGGTTCATCCTGGATCATTGCGATGGCAACCTCATTTATCCTGATCTTATCATGGGGATTTGTGTTCCTGTCAATAACACTAATCAGACAAAACAAAATATCTGATATAAAAAGCGATTTCATCAACAATATGACTCATGAATTCAAAACTCCCATCGCCACCATCCAGGTTGCAGGTGAAATGCTCCTGAATCCGAACATCCATGAATATCCTTACAAAGTAAAAAAGTATGCCCAGGTTATCCTGGATGAAAACAACCGGATCCGATCTAATGTTGAGCAAATACTACAATTATCGGTTATGGAAAACATGGGTTCAAAAATCCGGGTCTCCCAGGTAAGTATACATAATATCCTGGAGCAACTTGCTGAACAATTTATGGTTAGCATTCATGAATATCATGGAGTGATCCGGTTGGAACTGAATGCCGAAAGCGACCTTGTGATGGGTGACCGGGTCCATCTTACCAATATTTATTCAAATCTTATCGATAATGCAGTGAAATATAGCCAGAAAGAGCCTTATATCATTATTGCTTCAGAAAACAAAAACGGTATGATCGCTGTTTCTATAAAAGACAGGGGAATAGGTATCCGGCAAAGGGAACAAAAAAATGTGTTTAAAAACCTTTACCGGGTTTCCACGGGATATATTCATGATGTAAAGGGTTTCGGCATTGGTCTGTATTATGTAAAACTTATGACTGAAGCCCACAATGGAAAAATCACCCTGCAAAGCGAATTTCATCAAGGCAGTACCTTTACGGTATATTTGCCACTTATGAATAGTAACGAAAATGGATAA
- a CDS encoding C1 family peptidase translates to MKRIRLFALCTLFAFTSAFLWAQEEEAKEEKAGYQFTVIKELPSTPVKNQYKSGTCWSFSGVALLETELLRMGKDTFDLSEMFIVRKSYEEKGKKYLRFHGKTNFAGGGGFSDVIMTLEEYGAIPDEVYSGLVIGEDKHVHGEMDEVLNAYVDAVLKNKNRKLSPVWMTGFNGILDAYLGEVPETFTYKGIEYTPESYAAVLGLNPEDYIELGSYTHHPFYKPFILEIPDNWMHSLVYNLPLDELMEIFDYAINNGYSVAWAADISERGFSWKDGVAIVPEDNIEDLSGTEKERWEKLTEKERNKALYSFEEPGPEKKITQEMRQEAFDNFETTDDHGMLITGIAKDQNDNKYYIVKNSWGTTDHKYDGYFYTSEPFTRYKTISIMVHKDAIPKHLRKKLGL, encoded by the coding sequence TGCTTTTACTTCGGCATTTTTATGGGCTCAGGAAGAAGAAGCAAAAGAAGAAAAGGCTGGATACCAGTTTACGGTTATTAAAGAACTTCCATCCACCCCTGTAAAAAACCAATACAAATCAGGAACCTGCTGGAGTTTCTCCGGTGTCGCTCTCCTTGAAACGGAACTGCTAAGAATGGGTAAAGATACCTTTGACCTTTCCGAAATGTTTATTGTTAGAAAAAGTTATGAAGAAAAAGGAAAGAAATACCTCAGATTCCATGGCAAAACCAATTTTGCCGGTGGAGGAGGATTTTCAGATGTGATCATGACCCTGGAAGAATACGGAGCTATACCTGATGAAGTATACAGCGGTCTGGTCATCGGAGAAGACAAGCATGTTCATGGGGAGATGGACGAAGTGCTGAATGCCTATGTGGATGCAGTTTTGAAAAACAAAAACAGAAAACTCAGCCCGGTATGGATGACCGGATTCAATGGTATTCTGGACGCATACCTGGGAGAAGTTCCCGAGACATTCACCTATAAAGGAATCGAATATACTCCCGAAAGTTATGCCGCCGTTCTTGGATTAAACCCGGAAGATTACATTGAGCTTGGATCTTACACACATCATCCATTTTACAAACCCTTCATCCTGGAAATTCCGGATAACTGGATGCATAGTCTCGTTTACAATTTACCTCTCGATGAGCTTATGGAGATTTTTGATTATGCAATTAACAATGGTTACAGCGTGGCCTGGGCAGCTGATATCAGTGAACGGGGTTTTTCCTGGAAAGACGGAGTTGCCATCGTGCCGGAAGACAATATTGAAGATCTCTCAGGAACAGAAAAAGAACGCTGGGAAAAACTTACGGAAAAAGAGAGAAATAAAGCCCTGTATAGCTTTGAAGAACCCGGTCCGGAAAAGAAGATCACACAGGAAATGCGCCAGGAAGCTTTCGATAATTTTGAAACCACCGACGACCACGGCATGCTTATCACAGGAATCGCCAAGGATCAGAACGATAACAAATATTACATTGTAAAAAACTCATGGGGAACCACAGACCATAAATACGACGGGTATTTCTACACCTCAGAGCCTTTTACCAGGTATAAAACAATATCAATAATGGTTCACAAGGATGCTATTCCAAAGCATCTGAGAAAAAAGCTGGGTTTGTAA